Proteins from one Pleuronectes platessa chromosome 16, fPlePla1.1, whole genome shotgun sequence genomic window:
- the cpt1a2b gene encoding carnitine O-palmitoyltransferase 1, liver isoform — protein MAEAHQAVAFQFTITPEGIDLRLSYQALNQIYLSGVRSWKKRVSRIRNRVIKGVYPASPSSWLFVVIAILATMYMRSDPSMGLIAKIQQHLPLSLNVSLSAQGQTMLSALVFSTLLWLSLILALRFCLKLLLSYHQWMFEQHGRVSNTTKVWVTLLRLLSSRKPLLYSYQTSLPHLPVPAIRDTLNRYLESVRPLLTEPEFERMTKLGNQFESSLGNRLQRYLKLKALWATNYVSDWWEEFIYLRSRGPLMVNSNYYGMDFLYVTPTPVQAARAGNTITALLLYRRKVNREELKPSRVPGTVIPLCAAQCERMFNTTRTPGEETDVLQHWQDSEFVAVYHKGRFFRLWVYRAGRLLCPREIEFQVQRILDESSPPQTGEEKLGALTAGDRVPWSHIRKQHFSSGVNKRSLDAIERAAFFVTLDDEEQGMKGEDPVGNLDRYAKSLLHGKCYDRWFDKSFSIVIYKNGKSGLNAEHSWADAPTVAHLWEYTLATDAFQLGYTEDGHCKGEVDRSLPHPQRLHWDIPSEVQEQVHRSLAVAQVIADDVDCHVFPFRDFGKGRIKKLRVSPDAFIQISLQLAYYRDRGGFCLTYEASMTRLFREGRTETVRSCSNESSDFVKALERGETQEQCRHLFKLASERHQNLYRMAMTGAGIDRHLFCLYVVSKYLGVESPFLKEVLSEPWRLSTSQTPVQQMELFDLKNHPDFVSLGGGFGPVADDGYGVSYIIVGEDMINFHVSSKRSCSDTDSHRFGAQISKALQDVMVLLTPDARTSKPQSKKLL, from the exons ATGGCGGAGGCCCACCAGGCGGTGGCGTTCCAGTTCACCATCACCCCCGAGGGCATCGACCTGCGGCTGTCCTACCAGGCCCTGAACCAGATCTACCTGTCGGGGGTCCGGTCCTGGAAGAAGAGAGTCAGTCGCATCAGG AACCGGGTGATAAAGGGCGTGTACCCCGCCAGCCCCTCCTCCTGGCTCTTTGTCGTCATTGCCATCCTGGCCACCATGTACATGCGCTCGGATCCCAGCATGGGGCTCATCGCCAAGATACAGCAACACCTGCCgctcag cCTGAACGTGTCGCTCAGCGCCCAGGGGCAGACCATGCTGTCGGCCCTGGTGTTCAGCACCCTGCTGTGGCTCAGCCTCATCCTCGCCCTGCGCTTCTGCCTCAAGCTGCTGCTCTCCTACCACCAGTGGATGTTCGAGCAGCACGGCCGGGTCTCCAACACCACCAAAGTCTGGGTG ACGCTGCTGAGGTTGTTGTCGAGCAGGAAGCCGCTGCTGTACAGTTACCAGACGTCTCTACCTCACCTGCCTGTTCCTGCCATCAGAGACACACTGAACagg TACCTGGAGTCGGTGCGCCCCCTGCTGACGGAGCCCGAGTTCGAGCGGATGACTAAACTCGGGAACCAGTTCGAGTCCAGTCTGGGAAACCGTCTCCAGCGCTACCTGAAGCTCAAAGCTCTGTGGGCCACCAACTAT GTCAGTGACTGGTGGGAGGAGTTCATCTACCTGAGAAGCCGAGGTCCCCTCATGGTCAACAGCAACTACTACGGGATG gacttCCTGTACGTGACCCCGACCCCGGTGCAGGCCGCCCGAGCAGGAAACACCATCACCGCTCTGCTGCTCTACCGCCGCAAGGTCAACAGAGAGGAGCTCAAACCG agtcGTGTTCCAGGCACCGTCATCCCTCTGTGTGCCGCTCAGTGTGAGAGGATGTTCAACACAACACGCACTCCAGGAGAAGAGACCG ATGTGCTGCAGCACTGGCAGGACAGCGAGTTCGTGGCCGTTTACCACAAAGGCCGATTTTTCCGTCTGTGGGTTTACCGCGCCGGACGCCTGCTGTGTCCCCGCGAGATCGAGTTCCAGGTCCAGAGGATCCTGGACGAAAGCTCCCCACCGCAGACTGGAGAGGAGAAACTGGGAGCGCTCACTGCTGGAGACAG GGTCCCTTGGTCTCACATCAGGAAGCAGCACTTCAGCTCCGGGGTCAACAAGCGCTCGCTGGACGCCATCGAGAGGGCGGCGTTCTTCGTGACGCTGGACGACGAAGAGCAGGGCATGAAGGGGGAGGACCCGGTGGGGAACCTGGACCGCTACGCCAAGTCGCTGCTCCACGGGAAGTGTTATgacag GTGGTTTGATAAATCCTTCTCCATCGTGATCTACAAGAACGGGAAGAGCGGCCTGAACGCGGAGCACTCGTGGGCGGACGCTCCCACCGTGGCTCACCTGTGGGAG TACACTCTGGCCACAGACGCCTTCCAGCTGGGCTACACTGAGGACGGCCACTGCAAAGGGGAGGTGGACCGCTCGCTCCCCCACCCGCAGAGGCTCCACTGGGACATTCCCTCAGAG gTTCAGGAGCAGGTGCACAGATCCCTCGCTGTGGCTCAGGTGATCGCAGACGACGTGGACTGTCACGTGTTTCCCTTCAGAGACTTCGGCAAAGGACGCATCAAGAAGCTTCGCGTCAGCCCAGATGCCTTCATCCAGATCAGCCTACAGCTGGCGTACTAcagg gaCCGTGGGGGCTTCTGTTTGACCTACGAGGCGTCCATGACCCGTCTGTTCCGGGAGGGCCGCACGGAGACGGTTCGATCCTGCTCCAACGAAAGCTCTGACTTCGTGAAAGCTCTGGAACGTGGAGAG ACACAGGAGCAGTGCAGGCATCTCTTCAAGCTGGCTTCAGAGAGGCACCAGAACCTCTATCGAATGGCCATGACTGGAGCCGGGATTGACCGACACCTCTTCTGTCTGTACGTGGTGTCCAAATACCTGGGGGTGGAGTCCCCGTTCCTGAAAGAG GTTCTGTCGGAGCCGTGGCGTCTCTCCACCAGTCAGACCCCAGTTCAGCAGATGGAGCTGTTCGACCTGAAGAACCATCCGGACTTCGTGTCGCTGGGCGGAGGCTTCGGACCA GTTGCTGATGACGGTTATGGCGTCTCTTACATCATCGTGGGCGAGGATATGATCAACTTCCACGTGTCGTCCAAACGCTCCTGCAGTGACACG GACTCCCACCGGTTCGGAGCTCAGATAAGTAAAGCTCTCCAGGACGTCATGGTTCTCCTCACCCCCGACGCCAGAACCTCGAAGCCTCAGTCCAAGAAGCTCCTCTGA